A stretch of Hippoglossus hippoglossus isolate fHipHip1 chromosome 20, fHipHip1.pri, whole genome shotgun sequence DNA encodes these proteins:
- the fbxo45 gene encoding F-box/SPRY domain-containing protein 1, producing the protein MSGAVGGGGGSSCLGAAAAASCSSAGSPYAAAAGGGAGVAGRLPARVLEHIFSYLEMNDLMRCSLVCWHWNNILADENSEVWRSLCSRGLNDEALRSDILCNLLSYKGKLKSYQHALSSHDCSRNVYVKKNGFTLHRNPIAQSTDGARGKIGFLEGRHAWEIWWEGPLGTVAVIGIATKRASMQCQGYVALLGSDDQSWGWNLVDNNLLHNGEVNGNFPQCNNAPKYQIGERIRVILDMDDKTLAFERGFEFLGIAFRGLPKACLFPAVSAVYGNTEVTMVYLGKPLDG; encoded by the exons ATGTCTGGAGCCGtcggcggaggaggaggctcctCCTGTCTGGGCGCAGCGGCGGCGGCCAGTTGCAGCTCCGCCGGCTCTCCCTACGCTGCCGCAGCCGGGGGAGGCGCGGGGGTGGCCGGGAGGCTGCCGGCCCGGGTCCTGGAGCACATCTTCTCCTACCTGGAGATGAACGACCTGATGCGGTGCTCGCTGGTCTGTTGGCACTGGAACAACATCCTGGCGGACGAAAACAGCGAGGTGTGGCGCAGCCTCTGCAGCCGGGGTCTGAACGATGAAGCCCTGCGGTCTGACATCCTGTGCAACCTGCTCAGCTACAAGGGGAAA CTCAAGTCGTATCAACATGCCCTGAGCTCCCACGACTGCTCGCGCAATGTTTACGTGAAGAAGAACGGCTTCACCCTGCACCGCAACCCCATTGCCCAGAGCACGGACGGTGCGCGGGGCAAGATCGGCTTTTTGGAAGGGCGACATGCCTGGGAGATCTGGTGGGAAGGCCCCCTTGGCACCGTCGCAGTAATCGGCATCGCCACGAAGCGGGCGTCGATGCAGTGCCAGGGCTACGTGGCTCTGCTGGGCAGTGACGACCAGAGCTGGGGCTGGAACCTGGTCGACAACAACCTGCTGCACAATGGGGAGGTTAACGGAAATTTCCCACAGTGTAACAATGCACCCAAATATCAG ATCGGGGAGAGAATCCGGGTGATCCTAGACATGGATGACAAGACGTTAGCCTTCGAGAGGGGATTTGAGTTTCTTGGAATAGCGTTTCGTGGACTTCCCAAAGCCTGCCTATTCCCCGCTGTCTCTGCAGTATACGGCAACACTGAAGTCACCATGGTGTACCTAGGAAAACCTCTGGATGGGTAG
- the fam168b gene encoding myelin-associated neurite-outgrowth inhibitor isoform X1, with product MNPVYSPSPTGVPFANTKGLGYPAGFPVGYAAAPAYNPNIYAGANAAFPSGYAPGTPFKMSCSPNSGTVPPYSSSPNPYPAAVYPVRSTYPQQNPYAQVINTVTTAGHVLHTAAVRRTASCDPSHDGGPAERDACGHVCPDHASSPPKRRRHGDGSRHHHGHVRWDFVDNSITSICCPPPDAHISDSRHTQLQLRAAAVVKRGKRQEMVDMHSHSTPVFFALGEDLLCQSLQPVTPLPA from the exons ATGAATCCTGTTTACAGCCCTTCCCCAACAGGGGTCCCCTTTGCCAATACTAAAGGTTTAGGCTACCCAG CTGGATTCCCTGTTGGCTACGCAGCTGCTCCAGCGTACAATCCAAACATCTACGCAGGAGCAAACGCAGCCTTCCCCAGTG GTTACGCTCCGGGCACTCCTTTCAAAATGTCCTGCTCTCCCAACTCAGGGACAGTCCCACCATACTCCTCCTCACCCAACCCCTACCCTGCTGCTGTCTACCCTGTCAGGAGCACCTACCCGCAACAGAACCCATATGCACAGGTCA TTAATACCGTCACAACAGCAGGGCACGTACTACACACAGCCGCTGTACGCCGCACCGCCTCATGTGATCCATCACACGACGGTGGTCCAGCCGAACGGGATGCCTGCGGCCATGTATGCCCCGACCATGCCTCATCACCGCCAAAACGGCGTCGCCATGGGGATGGTAGCAGGCACCACCATGGCCATGTCCGCTG GGACTTTGTTGACAACTCCATCACCAGCATCTGTTGCCCCCCACCAGATGCCCACATATCGGACTCCCGGCACACCCAGCTACAGCTACGTGCCGCCGCAGTGGTGAAGAGAGGGAAGC GTCAGGAGATGGTAGATATGCATTCACACTCTACTCCAGTGTTTTTTGCTCTCGGTGAAGACCTGCTCTGCCAGAGTTTGCAACCAGTTACTCCTCTTCCAGCATAA
- the fam168b gene encoding myelin-associated neurite-outgrowth inhibitor isoform X2 gives MNPVYSPSPTGVPFANTKGLGYPAGFPVGYAAAPAYNPNIYAGANAAFPSGYAPGTPFKMSCSPNSGTVPPYSSSPNPYPAAVYPVRSTYPQQNPYAQELIPSQQQGTYYTQPLYAAPPHVIHHTTVVQPNGMPAAMYAPTMPHHRQNGVAMGMVAGTTMAMSAGTLLTTPSPASVAPHQMPTYRTPGTPSYSYVPPQW, from the exons ATGAATCCTGTTTACAGCCCTTCCCCAACAGGGGTCCCCTTTGCCAATACTAAAGGTTTAGGCTACCCAG CTGGATTCCCTGTTGGCTACGCAGCTGCTCCAGCGTACAATCCAAACATCTACGCAGGAGCAAACGCAGCCTTCCCCAGTG GTTACGCTCCGGGCACTCCTTTCAAAATGTCCTGCTCTCCCAACTCAGGGACAGTCCCACCATACTCCTCCTCACCCAACCCCTACCCTGCTGCTGTCTACCCTGTCAGGAGCACCTACCCGCAACAGAACCCATATGCACAGG AGTTAATACCGTCACAACAGCAGGGCACGTACTACACACAGCCGCTGTACGCCGCACCGCCTCATGTGATCCATCACACGACGGTGGTCCAGCCGAACGGGATGCCTGCGGCCATGTATGCCCCGACCATGCCTCATCACCGCCAAAACGGCGTCGCCATGGGGATGGTAGCAGGCACCACCATGGCCATGTCCGCTG GGACTTTGTTGACAACTCCATCACCAGCATCTGTTGCCCCCCACCAGATGCCCACATATCGGACTCCCGGCACACCCAGCTACAGCTACGTGCCGCCGCAGTGGTGA
- the rbbp8 gene encoding DNA endonuclease RBBP8 isoform X2 — protein sequence MSSPGPSSGTNRAAELFEDLWKQLGECHQEALQELGEKVVKLKKERCLDAQRLEVFYSRNQQLKEQNTSLQDAISLLEERLRAGECDRCAILEENLKNVQEQNLRLVAELKNERNGLKDENRKLQAEVQNLKMSCSELRRASTPEQEEGIIPDSPVMASSLPVANRLKKRKNMDKSRRLQYTERPLTQINNSLFSEMNKKPVDAEKNPGRAEVLVPNTCDLDSSQISNDVNPGRDEVVAETCGFELLVKHHMKSEVPPAQPRSLNPPWKNNVSLNPGSTSERSLSLLPRVERFSVDSSIHKAKRKKEEIQRKEDNKHGTQERVDTQKEGKHIEPEVIKRTSTPNQSLMKQPPDSKDKERQVHPGQKEPNVFSASPAFKKPDGRCKGSGDGVGRKRNASRDQHEAENAERKYKVEPMWSIDPALALSMYDSERRGDEQTEEQCHGELEDTDCTWVSHSLLQCRGENDRDREDSVTGLGEKANDSLDMMFDTSANGEYKSYSCSHLGQSQHCGGGDDDEEEEEKDDERDAPENSPGQSKSRQPTFAHVAVVRKKDERRKLKGTTCKECEIYYAYLPEEEKQKKLSACSRHRFLYIPPSTPENFWEVGFPSTQTCIERGYIKEEKNPQVRSRRRTPLNAFFSPKQEG from the exons ATGAGCAGCCCAGGGCCGAGCAGTGGGacaaacagagcagctgaaCTCTTTGAGGACTTGTGGAAGCAGCTTGGAGAGTGTCACCAGGAGGCACTTCAAG aactGGGGGAAAAAGTGGTCAAGTTGAAGAAGGAGCGCTGTTT AGATGCTCAGAGGCTTGAGGTGTTTTACAGTCGCAACCAGCAGCTGAAGGAGCAGAACACAAGCCTGCAGGATGCCATCAGCCTCTTGGAGGAGAG GCTCCGAGCAGGAGAATGTGATCGATGTGCCATTTTAGAGGAGAACCTGAAAAACGTCCAGGAACAGAATCTGCGTCTCGTCGCTGAACTGA AGAATGAAAGAAACGGCCTGaaggatgaaaacagaaaactacaAGCTGAAGTGCAGAACTTAAAGATGTCTTG CTCAGAGCTCCGCCGGGCCTCAACCCCAGAACAGGAGGAAGGCATCATCCCCGACTCACCAGTAATGGCGAGCTCGCTGCCCGTGGCGAACAGACTGAAGAAACGTAAAAATATGGACAAAAGCCGGCGCCTTCAATACACAGAACGGCCTCTAACGCAGATTAACAACTCGCTCTTCAGTG AGATGAATAAGAAGCCTGTTGATGCCGAAAAGAATCCTGGAAGAGCAGAAGTGCTTGTGCCCAACACATGTGACCTGGACTCCTCCCAGATCTCAA ACGATGTAAATCCTGGTAGAGACGAGGTGGTCGCAGAAACATGCGGCTTCGAACTTCTTGTCAAGCATCACATG AAAAGTGAAGTGCCTCCAGCGCAGCCGAGAAGCTTGAACCCTCCCTGGAAAAACAACGTTTCTTTAAA TCCAGGCTCCACTTCGGAAAGgtccctgtctctcctcccccGAGTCGAGAGGTTTTCAGTGGACAGCTCCATTCACAAAGCtaaaaggaagaaggaggaaatTCAGAGGAAAGAGGACAACAAACACGGGACCCAGGAGCGGGTGGACACACAGAAGGAAGGCAAACACATAGAACCCGAAGTGATCAAGCGCACCTCCACACCGAATCAAAGTCTCATGAAGCAGCCACCGGACAGCAAGGATAAAGAGAGACAG GTTCATCCAGGACAAAAGGAGCCCAATGTTTTTTCTGCAAGTCCTGCTTTCAAGAAACCAGACGGGAGGTGTAAAGGATCGGGGGACGGTGTTGGGAGGAAAAGAAACGCATCACGTGAccaacatgaagcagagaaTG CTGAAAGGAAATACAAGGTGGAGCCCATGTGGAGCATCGACCCTGCGCTCGCCCTGTCCATGTACGACAGCGAGCGGAGAGGAGACGAG caAACAGAGGAACAGTGTCATGGAGAACTCGAGGACACCGACTGCACTTGGGTTAGTCACAGTTTACTCCAGTGTCGTGGAGAGAATGACCGGGATAGAGAGGACAGTGTTACAG GACTTGGCGAAAAGGCGAATGACAGTTTGGACATGATGTTTGACACTTCGGCCAATGGGGAATACAAGTCTTACAGCTGTTCACACTTAGGCCAAAGCCAGCACTGTGGTGGtggggatgatgatgaagaagaagaagaaaaggacgATG AACGAGATGCTCCTGAAAACTCTCCAGGTCAAAGCAAATCACG aCAACCAACATTTGCACATGTGGCTGTAGTTCGCAAGAAAGATGAGAGAAGAAAACTGAAGGGCACTACCTGCAAGGAATGTGAAATT TATTATGCTTATCTCccagaggaggaaaagcagaAGAAGTTGTCCGCCTGCTCGAGGCACCGCTTTCTTTACATTCCTCCTTCTACTCCTGAAAACTTCTGGGAAGTTGGATTCCcatccacacaaacatgcattgAAAGAG GTTACATcaaggaggagaagaatccTCAGGTTCGCTCACGGAGGAGAACACCCTTAAATGCTTTTTTCTCCCCAAAGCAGGAGGGCTGA
- the rbbp8 gene encoding DNA endonuclease RBBP8 isoform X1, which yields MSSPGPSSGTNRAAELFEDLWKQLGECHQEALQELGEKVVKLKKERCLDAQRLEVFYSRNQQLKEQNTSLQDAISLLEERLRAGECDRCAILEENLKNVQEQNLRLVAELKNERNGLKDENRKLQAEVQNLKMSCSELRRASTPEQEEGIIPDSPVMASSLPVANRLKKRKNMDKSRRLQYTERPLTQINNSLFSEMNKKPVDAEKNPGRAEVLVPNTCDLDSSQISNDVNPGRDEVVAETCGFELLVKHHMKSEVPPAQPRSLNPPWKNNVSLKPCGSSSTLIHSPGSTSERSLSLLPRVERFSVDSSIHKAKRKKEEIQRKEDNKHGTQERVDTQKEGKHIEPEVIKRTSTPNQSLMKQPPDSKDKERQVHPGQKEPNVFSASPAFKKPDGRCKGSGDGVGRKRNASRDQHEAENAERKYKVEPMWSIDPALALSMYDSERRGDEQTEEQCHGELEDTDCTWVSHSLLQCRGENDRDREDSVTGLGEKANDSLDMMFDTSANGEYKSYSCSHLGQSQHCGGGDDDEEEEEKDDERDAPENSPGQSKSRQPTFAHVAVVRKKDERRKLKGTTCKECEIYYAYLPEEEKQKKLSACSRHRFLYIPPSTPENFWEVGFPSTQTCIERGYIKEEKNPQVRSRRRTPLNAFFSPKQEG from the exons ATGAGCAGCCCAGGGCCGAGCAGTGGGacaaacagagcagctgaaCTCTTTGAGGACTTGTGGAAGCAGCTTGGAGAGTGTCACCAGGAGGCACTTCAAG aactGGGGGAAAAAGTGGTCAAGTTGAAGAAGGAGCGCTGTTT AGATGCTCAGAGGCTTGAGGTGTTTTACAGTCGCAACCAGCAGCTGAAGGAGCAGAACACAAGCCTGCAGGATGCCATCAGCCTCTTGGAGGAGAG GCTCCGAGCAGGAGAATGTGATCGATGTGCCATTTTAGAGGAGAACCTGAAAAACGTCCAGGAACAGAATCTGCGTCTCGTCGCTGAACTGA AGAATGAAAGAAACGGCCTGaaggatgaaaacagaaaactacaAGCTGAAGTGCAGAACTTAAAGATGTCTTG CTCAGAGCTCCGCCGGGCCTCAACCCCAGAACAGGAGGAAGGCATCATCCCCGACTCACCAGTAATGGCGAGCTCGCTGCCCGTGGCGAACAGACTGAAGAAACGTAAAAATATGGACAAAAGCCGGCGCCTTCAATACACAGAACGGCCTCTAACGCAGATTAACAACTCGCTCTTCAGTG AGATGAATAAGAAGCCTGTTGATGCCGAAAAGAATCCTGGAAGAGCAGAAGTGCTTGTGCCCAACACATGTGACCTGGACTCCTCCCAGATCTCAA ACGATGTAAATCCTGGTAGAGACGAGGTGGTCGCAGAAACATGCGGCTTCGAACTTCTTGTCAAGCATCACATG AAAAGTGAAGTGCCTCCAGCGCAGCCGAGAAGCTTGAACCCTCCCTGGAAAAACAACGTTTCTTTAAA GCCTTgtggctcctcctccacactgatCCACAGTCCAGGCTCCACTTCGGAAAGgtccctgtctctcctcccccGAGTCGAGAGGTTTTCAGTGGACAGCTCCATTCACAAAGCtaaaaggaagaaggaggaaatTCAGAGGAAAGAGGACAACAAACACGGGACCCAGGAGCGGGTGGACACACAGAAGGAAGGCAAACACATAGAACCCGAAGTGATCAAGCGCACCTCCACACCGAATCAAAGTCTCATGAAGCAGCCACCGGACAGCAAGGATAAAGAGAGACAG GTTCATCCAGGACAAAAGGAGCCCAATGTTTTTTCTGCAAGTCCTGCTTTCAAGAAACCAGACGGGAGGTGTAAAGGATCGGGGGACGGTGTTGGGAGGAAAAGAAACGCATCACGTGAccaacatgaagcagagaaTG CTGAAAGGAAATACAAGGTGGAGCCCATGTGGAGCATCGACCCTGCGCTCGCCCTGTCCATGTACGACAGCGAGCGGAGAGGAGACGAG caAACAGAGGAACAGTGTCATGGAGAACTCGAGGACACCGACTGCACTTGGGTTAGTCACAGTTTACTCCAGTGTCGTGGAGAGAATGACCGGGATAGAGAGGACAGTGTTACAG GACTTGGCGAAAAGGCGAATGACAGTTTGGACATGATGTTTGACACTTCGGCCAATGGGGAATACAAGTCTTACAGCTGTTCACACTTAGGCCAAAGCCAGCACTGTGGTGGtggggatgatgatgaagaagaagaagaaaaggacgATG AACGAGATGCTCCTGAAAACTCTCCAGGTCAAAGCAAATCACG aCAACCAACATTTGCACATGTGGCTGTAGTTCGCAAGAAAGATGAGAGAAGAAAACTGAAGGGCACTACCTGCAAGGAATGTGAAATT TATTATGCTTATCTCccagaggaggaaaagcagaAGAAGTTGTCCGCCTGCTCGAGGCACCGCTTTCTTTACATTCCTCCTTCTACTCCTGAAAACTTCTGGGAAGTTGGATTCCcatccacacaaacatgcattgAAAGAG GTTACATcaaggaggagaagaatccTCAGGTTCGCTCACGGAGGAGAACACCCTTAAATGCTTTTTTCTCCCCAAAGCAGGAGGGCTGA